The following proteins come from a genomic window of Halorussus halophilus:
- a CDS encoding DUF7344 domain-containing protein, whose amino-acid sequence MQRGEQLTQDEVFEVLKSPRRRYALYYLRREGGRAELSDLTEQVAAWENETTPAALSTEQRKRVYISLYQTHLPKLDEANIVEYDRDDGVVRLGDRAADLDIYLGDVSRDEFPWDRYYLALAGASALLVAAVWLNVPPFGLLPGLVLATIILVVFGASAVVHYVKYRRGGEVGTPPELRRVERQEH is encoded by the coding sequence ATGCAACGCGGTGAACAACTCACGCAGGACGAGGTGTTCGAAGTCCTGAAGAGTCCACGCCGTCGTTACGCACTGTACTACCTCCGGCGAGAGGGCGGACGAGCAGAGCTGTCAGACCTCACAGAACAGGTCGCTGCGTGGGAGAACGAAACGACTCCCGCGGCCCTCTCGACCGAGCAACGCAAGCGAGTGTACATCTCGCTGTATCAGACGCACCTCCCGAAACTCGACGAAGCGAACATCGTAGAGTACGACCGAGACGACGGCGTCGTCCGTCTCGGAGACAGAGCCGCAGACTTGGACATCTATCTCGGCGACGTGTCCCGCGACGAGTTCCCGTGGGACAGATACTACCTCGCGCTCGCGGGCGCGAGCGCGTTGCTGGTCGCGGCGGTCTGGTTGAACGTCCCGCCGTTCGGCCTGTTGCCGGGACTGGTGCTCGCGACGATTATTTTGGTGGTGTTCGGGGCGTCGGCGGTGGTTCACTACGTGAAGTACCGACGCGGCGGCGAGGTCGGCACGCCGCCGGAACTCCGACGCGTCGAGCGCCAAGAACACTGA
- a CDS encoding DegT/DnrJ/EryC1/StrS family aminotransferase produces MSDIPIADPQMGEREIERVVETLESGMLADGPEVRKFEDEFADFCGAAYGVATSNGTTALHAAFEALDIGEGDKVVTTPFSFVASANTVRIAGAEPVFADIDPDTYNLDPTAVEEAIRKHDDVSAILAVHLYGLPAEMDRLREIADRHGLALVEDAAQAHGAEFQGDRVGSLGDAACFSFYPTKNMTTGEGGIVTTNREDVAKRAASYVNHGRTEDGGYDHVRVGNNYRLTSMAAAIGRVQLERLPDYNAARRQNAAYLTDALSESGVVTPTEPDGYRHVYHQYTIRADDRDELKEFFAERGVGAGVYYPTPIHQQPAYDDVTHAAPVTERAAKQALSLPVHPNVTEDDLRTITNAISAYESE; encoded by the coding sequence ATGAGCGACATTCCTATCGCGGACCCGCAGATGGGCGAGCGAGAAATCGAGCGCGTCGTCGAGACGCTCGAATCGGGGATGCTCGCAGACGGTCCCGAGGTTCGAAAATTCGAAGACGAGTTCGCCGACTTCTGCGGTGCAGCGTACGGCGTCGCGACGAGCAACGGAACGACCGCGCTCCACGCCGCGTTCGAGGCGCTCGACATCGGCGAGGGCGACAAAGTCGTGACGACGCCGTTCTCGTTCGTCGCGAGCGCGAACACGGTTCGAATCGCTGGCGCGGAACCAGTGTTCGCCGACATCGACCCCGACACCTACAACCTCGACCCAACCGCGGTCGAGGAGGCGATTCGGAAACACGACGACGTGTCGGCGATTCTCGCCGTGCATCTCTACGGACTCCCCGCAGAGATGGACCGACTCCGGGAAATCGCCGACCGCCACGGCCTCGCGTTGGTCGAAGACGCCGCCCAAGCCCACGGTGCTGAGTTCCAAGGCGACCGAGTCGGGTCGCTCGGTGACGCGGCCTGCTTCTCGTTCTACCCCACGAAGAACATGACCACGGGCGAGGGCGGCATCGTCACGACGAACCGCGAAGACGTGGCCAAGCGCGCCGCGAGCTACGTCAACCACGGTCGCACCGAAGACGGCGGCTACGACCACGTGCGCGTCGGGAACAACTACCGACTCACTTCGATGGCCGCCGCCATCGGCCGCGTCCAGTTAGAGCGGCTTCCGGACTACAACGCGGCGCGCCGCCAGAACGCCGCCTACCTCACGGACGCGCTGTCGGAGTCCGGCGTCGTCACGCCGACAGAACCCGACGGTTACCGGCACGTCTACCACCAGTACACGATTCGGGCCGACGACCGGGACGAACTCAAGGAGTTCTTCGCCGAGCGCGGTGTCGGGGCGGGCGTCTACTACCCGACGCCAATTCACCAGCAACCGGCCTACGACGACGTGACCCACGCCGCACCGGTCACCGAGCGGGCCGCCAAGCAGGCGCTCTCGCTGCCGGTTCACCCGAACGTCACGGAAGACGACCTCCGAACGATTACGAACGCGATTTCAGCATACGAATCAGAATGA
- a CDS encoding Gfo/Idh/MocA family protein, with translation MSHSLSHQVNAAVIGVGSMGRHHARVYSELPRVNLVGVFDVDEEAAEEVADDHGTVALDLDALLEATDVASIAVPTPFHAEMAEKCIDAGVHVLVEKPLVDDPEVGRELLDKAEKAGVTVQVGHVERFNPAIRALADVVSDLDIIAIDARRLGPPPEGRELDQSAVLDLMIHDIDVVLSLMGEEPVSVTAAGVKANQHATATLGFGDGTVATLTASRVTQQRVRELSITAEDCRVNVDYIDRSVEIHRHSLPSYIEDNGDLRYRHESIVERPTVETGEPLKNELSSFVVAATKGSEPVVSGEDGLRVLEVAREIDRVANEHVADCVDSVESEEAERHTDSEESDQRPDSEVSAQ, from the coding sequence ATGAGCCACAGTCTCTCCCACCAAGTAAACGCCGCCGTCATCGGCGTCGGAAGTATGGGGCGTCACCACGCCCGCGTGTACAGCGAACTGCCCCGAGTGAACCTCGTCGGCGTCTTCGACGTGGACGAGGAGGCCGCCGAAGAAGTCGCCGACGACCACGGGACGGTCGCACTTGACTTAGACGCCCTCCTCGAAGCGACGGACGTCGCCTCCATCGCGGTCCCGACGCCGTTCCACGCCGAGATGGCCGAGAAGTGCATCGACGCGGGCGTCCACGTCCTCGTCGAGAAGCCGCTCGTAGACGACCCGGAGGTCGGCCGCGAACTGCTCGACAAAGCTGAGAAAGCGGGTGTCACCGTCCAAGTCGGCCACGTCGAGCGGTTCAACCCCGCGATTCGCGCGCTCGCCGACGTGGTGTCGGACCTCGACATCATCGCCATCGACGCGCGCCGACTCGGCCCGCCTCCGGAGGGTCGCGAACTGGACCAAAGCGCGGTGCTGGACCTGATGATTCACGACATCGACGTGGTCCTGTCGCTGATGGGTGAAGAACCCGTCTCGGTCACGGCCGCCGGTGTCAAGGCCAACCAGCACGCGACGGCGACGCTCGGCTTCGGTGACGGAACGGTCGCCACGCTGACCGCGAGCAGGGTGACCCAACAACGCGTACGCGAACTCTCGATTACTGCCGAGGACTGCCGCGTGAACGTCGATTACATCGACCGCTCGGTCGAGATCCACCGCCACTCGCTGCCCTCCTACATCGAGGACAACGGCGACCTGCGCTACCGCCACGAGAGCATCGTAGAGCGGCCCACAGTCGAGACTGGCGAACCGCTGAAGAACGAACTCTCGTCGTTCGTCGTCGCGGCCACCAAAGGTTCGGAGCCGGTCGTCTCGGGCGAGGACGGGCTCCGAGTGCTGGAAGTCGCGCGCGAAATCGACCGCGTGGCCAACGAACACGTCGCTGACTGCGTCGATTCGGTGGAGTCCGAGGAGGCCGAACGTCACACCGATTCCGAAGAGAGTGACCAGCGACCCGATTCCGAGGTGAGCGCCCAGTGA
- a CDS encoding DapH/DapD/GlmU-related protein translates to MSRSSNPPATDALLGENCTIAPDATVGHVHRDGAAPPAIGDRATIRSGTIVYADTEIGDDFTTGHGVLVREDTTIGDGVVLGTNTVVDGTTTIGSHCSLQTGVYVPTDTTIGNEVFIGPNAVLTNDPYPIRQDVELEGPTLEDHVSIGANATILPGVTVGEGAFVAAGAVVTQDVPPRTLALGAPAKFRDLPEELDGGNQIA, encoded by the coding sequence GTGAGCCGTTCGAGCAACCCACCCGCCACAGACGCCCTCCTCGGCGAGAACTGTACGATAGCACCAGACGCGACCGTGGGCCACGTCCACCGCGACGGGGCCGCACCGCCTGCAATCGGCGACCGCGCGACGATTCGCTCGGGCACCATCGTCTACGCCGACACCGAAATCGGCGACGACTTCACGACAGGTCACGGTGTCCTCGTGCGCGAAGACACCACAATCGGCGACGGCGTGGTTCTGGGCACGAACACCGTCGTCGATGGCACGACGACCATCGGGTCGCACTGTAGCCTCCAGACGGGCGTCTACGTCCCGACGGACACCACTATCGGCAACGAGGTGTTCATCGGGCCGAACGCGGTGCTGACGAACGACCCGTACCCGATTCGCCAAGACGTAGAGCTAGAGGGACCGACGCTCGAAGACCACGTCTCCATCGGCGCGAACGCGACAATTCTGCCCGGCGTAACCGTCGGCGAAGGCGCGTTCGTCGCCGCTGGCGCGGTCGTCACGCAGGACGTACCGCCGCGGACGTTGGCACTCGGTGCGCCCGCGAAGTTCCGCGACCTGCCCGAGGAACTCGACGGAGGGAACCAGATAGCATGA